A region of the bacterium genome:
TACACCATTCTTACGGGAGGAGGCAAAGGCATAATGGAAGGGGCAAACAGAGGAGCTTTTGAAGCTGGCGGAGAGTCAGTTGGTCTCAATATCACTCTTCCCACTGAACAGTTGCCAAACGAATACACTTCGGACCAGATGAATTTCTACTACTTTTTTACAAGAAAAGTGGCGTTGTCTTTTGCCGCCGAGGCCTACATTTTTTTCCCGGGCGGTTTTGGAACTTTGGATGAGTTTTTTGAAATTGCGACTCTGGTACAGACCAGAAAAATTCCCTCTGTTCCCATTATTCTTTACGGTCGCGAGTTTTGGGAAAATTTAAGTCACTTCATTGAGGAAAATCTGTTAAAAAAACACGGCGCTATAGACGAGGAAGACATGTCCCTTTACACCATTACCGAAAATGAAGAAGAGATCATAGAGATAATTAAA
Encoded here:
- a CDS encoding TIGR00730 family Rossman fold protein gives rise to the protein MENKNKQNERPFHEDVTHSRVAMQDEISGRVTRIEKEFKEAFEFIKCYPRSVSFFGSSRSRENDPYYEKARALAGRIAKDLQYTILTGGGKGIMEGANRGAFEAGGESVGLNITLPTEQLPNEYTSDQMNFYYFFTRKVALSFAAEAYIFFPGGFGTLDEFFEIATLVQTRKIPSVPIILYGREFWENLSHFIEENLLKKHGAIDEEDMSLYTITENEEEIIEIIKNAPLQHG